From a single Drosophila sulfurigaster albostrigata strain 15112-1811.04 chromosome 3, ASM2355843v2, whole genome shotgun sequence genomic region:
- the LOC133840544 gene encoding uncharacterized protein LOC133840544, with protein MEDIFSIECDPKQMQAITTLSELQYLPCEDVVDRVSQQTALEICKRSLNNLSVKHVELLSLWLTKLLKAYFSKTVCCIEAFKYLYVWFTKLKDEVTSENKTGCDNFYKLLTDALDFAEWAKGKLAKISERLGHATAYFLLSIVSTCLQQSIEKDMQALKEHETIAIKLHVTVLALLKEITKNANTIHARITPMLQQLIAITDFLYAKMSHWNAFVNTSKTMTNICKHYSNYADLSQSTPEWLRETLLHICDTVLNIQELAKKDGSVEYLKVIQVYMIMLHNLLDCGIKHLDKTVLDSITLLLIGGEFLSSCDLHKEMPKQLLLLPYVMSVYGLIYKLEDFQNYLLRCLADQENKTNNYTKLCLNYTTTVVLDDAEITPLTIKVVQNLFEYLLKDSRNFVNAAHYDRILQTFATLLHVSHSVALFKFFSAGIFQEDLMKQQVCADVLMLFFRLEETSKNWKSADIAQAAEYYRECNNSYAMFSQNTSQWHVQRMLKYFHKLERKEAPLFNLRNYNYLHCVSPRAEPDQRMWMMRLQRLLMSPFSDIEQYYEMLALMELLATDSNNWLHLLPDTVMNIINRGKCQLLRKVYFKLAFQSNQLTRKRLLQEAMPTQDNVNNSWHLQKLLYAGQCSDDKEFKSLASMRPISADLLPILSALHLAQFNDQGASVLENNLYEWDYKRTEKHRCNFGGQKRKRSNQLKDLIRQIERNTNELLDYANEFDASDLQQLGEIIKNMNQFSLT; from the exons ATGGAAGATATATTTAGCATAGAATGCGacccaaaacaaatgcaagCCATCACAACGTTAAGCGAACTACAATATTTACCCTGCGAAGATGTGGTCGATCGCGTTTCACAACAAACTGCGTTAGAAATTTGCAAACGCAGCTTGAATAATTTAAGCGTTAAGCATGTTGAATTATTAAGTCTTTGGCTAACTAAACTACTGAAAGCCTATTTTAGTAAAACAGTTTGCTGCATTGAAGCTTTTAAATACTTGTATGTATGGTTCACAAAGTTG AAAGATGAAGTGACTTCTGAGAATAAAACAGGATGTGACAATTTTTACAAACTGCTGACTGATGCACTGGACTTTGCTGAGTGGGCCAAAGGCAAGCTGGCAAAGATTAGCGAGCGTTTGGGACATGCAACAGCCTATTTTCTGCTTTCTATTGTCAGCACTTGCTTGCAACAAAG TATTGAAAAGGATATGCAGGCGCTAAAGGAGCATGAGACAATAGCGATCAAACTGCATGTGACGGTTTTAGCTCTACTTAAAGAAATCAccaaaaatgcaaacacaataCATGCTCGCATTACACCGA TGCTGCAACAATTGATCGCGATCACGGACTTTCTTTACGCTAAGATGTCACATTGGAACGCATTTGTTAATACGAGCAAAACAATGACAAACATTTGCAAACACTATTCCAATTATGCTGACTTGAGCCAATCGACGCCGGAATGGTTGCGGGAAacacttttgcatatttgtgaCACAGTTCTGAATATTCAGGAATTGGCGAAAAAG GATGGATCGGTAGAGTATCTAAAAGTTATACAGGTTTATATGATTATGCTGCACAACCTATTGGATTGTGGTATTAAGCATTTGGATAAAACCGTCTTGGATTCTATAACTCTGTTGTTGATTGGAGGAGAATT TCTATCATCTTGTGATCTACATAaggaaatgccaaaacaatTACTATTGTTGCCATATGTAATGTCAGTCTATGGGCTAATCTATAAGCTAGAGGACTTTCAGAAT TATCTTTTGCGATGCCTGGCAGATCAGGAAAACAAGACTAATAATTACACTAAGTTGTGCTTGAATTATACAACAACGGTCGTCCTTGATGATGCGGAAATTACGCCACTTACAATTAAAGTAGTGCAGAACCTATTCGAGTATTTGCTGAAAG ATTCGCGGAATTTTGTGAATGCTGCACATTACGATCGaattttgcaaacatttgctACTTTGTTGCATGTCTCGCACTCTGTGGCgctatttaaattcttttcgGCTGGAATTTTTCAAGAGGATCTGATGAAGCAACAAGTTTGTGCCGATGTGCTCATGCTATTCTTTCG CCTGGAAGAGACGAGTAAAAATTGGAAATCTGCTGATATTGCTCAGGCTGCAGAATATTACAGGGAATGCAATAATTCATATGCCATGTTCTCTCAGAATACAAGCCAATGGCATGTGCAACGCAtgctcaaatattttcataagcTAGAACGCAAGGAAGCGCCACTGTTTAATCTGAGAAACTATAATTATCTACATTGTGTGTCGCCAAGAGCTGAACCAGATCAGCGCATGTGGATGATGCGTCTGCAGCGTTTGCTGATGTCGCCTTTTAGCGACATTGAACAATATTATGAAATG TTGGCCCTTATGGAACTATTGGCGACAGATTCGAATAACTGGTTGCACCTACTACCGGACACCGTAATGAATATAATCAATAGGGGCAAGTGTCAATTGCTTCGTAAAGTCTACTTCAAGCTGGCCTTCCAATCCAACCAACTTACTCGGAAACGTTTACTGCAGGAAGCAATGCCTACGCAGGATAATGTCAACAATAGCTGGCATTTGCAGAAATTGCTTTACGCCGGTCAGTGTAGTGATGACAAAGAGTTCAAGTCTTTGGCTAGCATGCGTCCAATTTCCGCAGATCTGTTGCCCATATTGAGTGCATTGCATTTAGCCCAGTTTAATGATCAGGGCGCGTCAGTGCTCGAAAACAATCTTTACGAATGGGATTATAAGCGCACTGAAAAACATCGTTGCAACTTTGGAGGCCAAAAGCGCAAACGTTCAAACCAGCTTAAGGACTTAATACGTCAAATTGAGCGGAATACAAATGAATTGTTAGACTATGCAAATGAATTCGATGCATCAGATTTACAGCAGCTGGGAgaaattataaagaatatgaACCAATTTTCGCTAacatag
- the LOC133840555 gene encoding protein anachronism isoform X2, with protein MNEIRSRIRIAVSNDNQNTQHEQDKPLHEMAGYPICNGETTTSEQWNQTNNLSLEFASSVFQQNRGSQMTVDSAILRLYKTNPKAQSATPTHEATSTSTSATEPLCPEPMLESQIRVTVSIVHQQKKKRKTERKKRTCNTMMLSTTKTGWVDIDVKCALNYWAQQQQTQSPIVVGVLLIEVHDDEENQLMPGLYFQPPSCEKADIAVPWPVYRSASTLRSVENSPVPKFPRLDVIYIGNGALSPKNFDSTNDVENFNLQKYIYGPNRSRESLNTEPTTLNSPTIDNMLENSESASQAKEHIHQHRRRHQHNQQQQPHQMTDCFDSSDSKDSSQQSETQHQLRTHHNQYHHNHHHHQHHNHHKHRHSAQSEE; from the exons ATGAATGAGATACGCTCACGCATACGCATTGCTGTGTCCAATGATAATCAGAATACCCAGCACGAACAGGATAAGCCACTGCACGAAATGGCCGGCTATCCCATTTGCAATGGAGAAACAACCACATCCGAGCAATGGAATCAGACAAACAATTTATCGCTTGAGTTTGCCAGCAGTGTGTTCCAGCAGAATCGTGGCTCTCAAATGACTGTGGACAGTGCCATCTTGCGGCTGTACAAAACGAATCCCAAAGCCCAATCCGCGACTCCCACACATGaggcaacatcaacatcgacgTCAGCAACAGAGCCGCTGTGTCCAGAGCCCATGCTCGAATCCCAGATACGTGTCACCGTCTCCATTGTGCATCAGCAGAAGAAAAAACGCAAGACAG AACGTAAGAAGCGTACTTGCAACACGATGATGCTGAGCACCACCAAAACTGGCTGGGTGGACATCGATGTGAAGTGTGCCCTCAATTATTGggcccaacagcagcagacacaaTCGCCAATTGTTGTCGGAGTGCTGCTGATCGAAGTGCACGACGATGAGGAGAATCAATTGATGCCGGGGCTTTACTTTCAGCCACCGTCCTGCGAGAAGGCAG ATATTGCAGTCCCATGGCCCGTCTACAGATCAGCGTCGACTTTGCGTAGTGTGGAAAATAGCCCGGTGCCCAA ATTCCCAAGGTTAGACGTAATCTACATTGGCAACGGAGCGCTGTCGCCCAAGAACTTCGACAGTACCAACGACGTTGAAAACTTCAATCTccaaaagtatatttatggCCCGAATCGGAGCAGGGAGTCATTGAATACCGAGCCAACTACTTTAAATTCACCCACAATCGACAACATGCTTGAGAACAGCGAAAGTGCCAGCCAAGCCAAGGAGCATATTCATCAGCATCGCCGTCGTCACCAAcacaaccaacagcagcagccgcatcaAATGACCGACTGTTTTGACTCCTCCGATTCGAAGGACTCGTCGCAGCAATCGGAGACACAACACCAGTTGCGAACGCACCATAACCAatatcatcataatcatcaccACCATCAGCACCACAATCATCATAAACATCGTCATAGCGCTCAGAGCGAGGagtaa
- the LOC133840555 gene encoding protein anachronism isoform X1, giving the protein MSSVVCCEGSGRRVSVLLLMLLLGLQLMLSCNAGRIHRSAFMDGDVRSEVVDPNNRTIWGMFNLTEEQVNRIRNGTNPSGKDETTQATRNRLLDHIALQRMNEIRSRIRIAVSNDNQNTQHEQDKPLHEMAGYPICNGETTTSEQWNQTNNLSLEFASSVFQQNRGSQMTVDSAILRLYKTNPKAQSATPTHEATSTSTSATEPLCPEPMLESQIRVTVSIVHQQKKKRKTERKKRTCNTMMLSTTKTGWVDIDVKCALNYWAQQQQTQSPIVVGVLLIEVHDDEENQLMPGLYFQPPSCEKADIAVPWPVYRSASTLRSVENSPVPKFPRLDVIYIGNGALSPKNFDSTNDVENFNLQKYIYGPNRSRESLNTEPTTLNSPTIDNMLENSESASQAKEHIHQHRRRHQHNQQQQPHQMTDCFDSSDSKDSSQQSETQHQLRTHHNQYHHNHHHHQHHNHHKHRHSAQSEE; this is encoded by the exons ATGTCAAGTGTTGTGTGCTGTGAGGGCAGCGGCCGGCGAGTGagcgttttgttgttgatgttgctgctggggcTGCAGCTAATGTTGTCCTGCAACGCGGGTCGCATCCATCGCTCGGCCTTCATGGACGGCGATGTGCGGTCTGAGGTGGTCGATCCCAATAATCGCACCATCTGGGGCATGTTCAATCTGACCGAAGAGCAGGTCAATCGTATACGCAATGGCACCAATCCCAGTGGCAAAGACGAGACAACTCAAGCGACCAGAAATCGATTACTGGATCACATAGCTCTGCAGCG GATGAATGAGATACGCTCACGCATACGCATTGCTGTGTCCAATGATAATCAGAATACCCAGCACGAACAGGATAAGCCACTGCACGAAATGGCCGGCTATCCCATTTGCAATGGAGAAACAACCACATCCGAGCAATGGAATCAGACAAACAATTTATCGCTTGAGTTTGCCAGCAGTGTGTTCCAGCAGAATCGTGGCTCTCAAATGACTGTGGACAGTGCCATCTTGCGGCTGTACAAAACGAATCCCAAAGCCCAATCCGCGACTCCCACACATGaggcaacatcaacatcgacgTCAGCAACAGAGCCGCTGTGTCCAGAGCCCATGCTCGAATCCCAGATACGTGTCACCGTCTCCATTGTGCATCAGCAGAAGAAAAAACGCAAGACAG AACGTAAGAAGCGTACTTGCAACACGATGATGCTGAGCACCACCAAAACTGGCTGGGTGGACATCGATGTGAAGTGTGCCCTCAATTATTGggcccaacagcagcagacacaaTCGCCAATTGTTGTCGGAGTGCTGCTGATCGAAGTGCACGACGATGAGGAGAATCAATTGATGCCGGGGCTTTACTTTCAGCCACCGTCCTGCGAGAAGGCAG ATATTGCAGTCCCATGGCCCGTCTACAGATCAGCGTCGACTTTGCGTAGTGTGGAAAATAGCCCGGTGCCCAA ATTCCCAAGGTTAGACGTAATCTACATTGGCAACGGAGCGCTGTCGCCCAAGAACTTCGACAGTACCAACGACGTTGAAAACTTCAATCTccaaaagtatatttatggCCCGAATCGGAGCAGGGAGTCATTGAATACCGAGCCAACTACTTTAAATTCACCCACAATCGACAACATGCTTGAGAACAGCGAAAGTGCCAGCCAAGCCAAGGAGCATATTCATCAGCATCGCCGTCGTCACCAAcacaaccaacagcagcagccgcatcaAATGACCGACTGTTTTGACTCCTCCGATTCGAAGGACTCGTCGCAGCAATCGGAGACACAACACCAGTTGCGAACGCACCATAACCAatatcatcataatcatcaccACCATCAGCACCACAATCATCATAAACATCGTCATAGCGCTCAGAGCGAGGagtaa
- the LOC133840549 gene encoding solute carrier family 28 member 3: MANKTAPGNINNSYELDHSDPETAKEYNKTDFQLETLPDHDPLENGEIIAKKSKEPLPKWIKICIHLVTQGLIIAYFVYATYHYHDLNTYDCTWDGTLPLCGIRFCTGYGMLLLLLGFIYFGLFYYQIFKPKLGRMLHRNYLHPASIKWHKFSRTRVVSAVMIVILFVLLAIYLYFETRNEPRKLVSLVAPCFFILCGWIFSTKRSEIKWRVVVTGITCQFLLGVFCIRWDVGRSIFECLGNKVATFLNYGVDGARFVFGDLLIDNDVFAFAILPVIFFFSFFINVLYYLGAMQWVVIKLGWILQAILGTTVCESVTAAANIFLGMSESPMLIRPYINKLTKSEIHSIMVSGFATVSGTVLAAYLSFGASPAHLITSSVMAAPATLAISKLYMPETEVSQTSSDTIQLEKSEDSSLLDAASSGASNAVPIVLGIIANIVAFVAFIAFLNGVVSWFGFLVGHEEIDFEWIFSKIFIPLAWSMGVPWDDCDIIAKVIATKTIINEFVAYERLGQYIENGDITARSAGIATFAICGFANPSSLGILIGSLSAMAPKRRSTITSVAVRAFVVGSIVCFISASFAGILIQEEEESYNYRQIFEKLGRRNQTI, from the exons atGGCCAATAAAACTGCACCGGGGAACATTAACAATTCCTATGAATTGGATCAT TCGGATCCAGAGACTGCCAAAGAATATAATAAG ACTGACTTTCAACTTGAAACCCTGCCTGATCACGATCCTTTAGAAAATGGAGAGATTATTGCAAAGAAATCAAAGGAGCCGCTTCCGAAATGGATTAAGATTTGCATCCATTTGGTAACACAAGGCCTGATCATTGCTTACTTCGTCTATGCAACCTATCACTATCACGATTTGA ACACATATGATTGCACATGGGATGGCACATTGCCGCTATGTGGCATACGTTTCTGTACTGGCTACGGCATGCTTCTATTGCTGCTAGGATTCATCTACTTCGGCCTGTTCTACTATCAGATATTCAAGCCAAAACTCGGACGTATGCTACACAGAAACTATCTGCATCCGGCGTCAATTAAATGGCACAAATTTAGCAGAACGCG CGTGGTATCTGCGGTAATGATAGTCATACTGTTCGTCCTGCTGGCCATCTATCTGTACTTCGAGACCAGAAATGAGCCAAGGAAACTGGTGTCCTTGGTGGCGCCTTGCTTCTTCATACTCTGCGGCTGGATCTTCTCCACGAAACGCAGCGAAATCAAATGGCGCGTTGTGGTCACTGGCATCACATGCCAATTTCTGCTCGGCGTCTTTTGCATCCGCTGGGATGTGGGTCGAAGTATCTTCGAGTGTCTGGGCAACAAGGTGGCCACATTTTTGAATTACGGCGTCGACGGTGCACGCTTTGTGTTTGGCGATCTCCTGATCGATAACGAtgtctttgcctttgccataTTGCCGGTGAtcttcttcttcagcttcttcaTCAATGTGCTCTACTATCTGGGCGCCATGCAATGGGTGGTCATCAAGCTGGGCTGGATCCTGCAGGCGATACTGGGCACAACCGTCTGTGAAAGCGTCACGGCTGCGGCCAACATCTTTCTCGGCATGTCCGAGAGTCCAATGCTCATTCGGCCCTACATCAATAAGCTGACCAAGAGTGAAATACACAGCATCATGGTGTCGGGCTTTGCCACCGTGTCTGGCACAGTGTTGGCTGCGTATTTGTCCTTTGGCGCATCGCCTGCGCATTTGATCACATCCTCAGTGATGGCGGCACCTGCCACACTGGCCATCTCAAAGCTGTACATGCCTGAGACGGAAGTGAGTCAGACCTCAAGTGATACGATACAGCTGGAAAAATC TGAGGATTCGTCGCTGCTGGATGCCGCTTCGAGTGGCGCCTCCAATGCTGTGCCCATTGTGTTGGGCATTATTGCCAACATTGTCGCATTTGTGGCATTCATTGCATTCCTCAATGGCGTTGTCAGCTGGTTTGGCTTCCTCGTTGGCCATGAGGAGATCGACTTTGAGTGGATATTCTCCAAGATCTTTATACCGCTTGCCTGGTCCATGGGTGTGCCATGGGATGACTGCGATATCATAGCTAAAGTGATCGCTACCAAGACGATCATCAATGAGTTTGTGGCCTACGAACGTCTGGGCCAGTACATTGAAAACGGTGACATTACC GCTCGCAGTGCTGGCATTGCCACATTCGCCATCTGTGGCTTCGCCAATCCCAGTTCGCTGGGTATTCTCATCGGATCGCTGAGTGCCATGGCCCCAAAACGTCGGAGCACAATCACTTCGGTGGCAGTCAGAGCCTTCGTTGTGGGCAGCATAGTTTGCTTCATCTCGGCGAGTTTTGCAG GCATTTTGATACAGGAGGAGGAAGAAAGTTATAATTATAggcaaatatttgagaaaCTGGGGCGCAGAAATCAAACGATTTAA
- the LOC133840546 gene encoding solute carrier family 28 member 3, with protein MAEAPNPEEEDPKAAKRKKIIKLVLHVLFHVFFLAFFIWATVIYVLHDPNAKKCIRPQPEEVENTTTQIAITEGEEGVPATTLPATEETTTEAPKQDDWKAHILCEFNWCTGYGFLLLMLLVFYAFWIYYWVFKPYIGQKLYDDKIEPGVDKWIEFSRKRLVSIVMLIVLLVLVGVYLGFECRDDGRKAIGLLGPVVFILLGVLISKSRRDIPWRVVVHGILGQLILGILCIRLQVGRDIFICAGKKVTRFLSFTEHGSRFVYGDRICDEFVFAFAILAVIFFFSVVTSILYYLGAMQFILGAFGYFLQATVGTTVCESVNAVGNVFLGMSESPLMIRPYIKKLTKSELHCICTSGYATVAGTVLGAYISFGASAAFLITASVMAAPGALAFAKLYYPETEESQTKSDNIELEKSEDRSILDAAASGAANGVIIVLGIVSNIIAFLAIVYFFNAVTEWMFELVGHDDITFLYLLTKLFIPLVFIMGVPTHDCENVALVVAEKTIINEFVGYKTLGEMIRDEKIDQRSAGIATFALCGFANPGSLGILIAALSAMAPDRRHDITMVALRAFLTGSIVSFTSASIAGILIQDHELDKLSKSLLDYIDEGDSNVRTYNLFNI; from the exons ATGGCTGAGGCTCCGAACCCAGAGGAAGAAGATCCCAAAGCCGCAAAAAGGAAGAAGATCATTAAACTCGTGCTGCATGTTCTTTTTCACGTCTTTTTTCTAGCCTTCTTTATATGGGCAACAGTTATATACGTTCTCCATG ATCCAAACGCAAAAAAGTGCATTAGACCTCAGCCAGAGGAAGTAGAGAATACAACAACACAGATCGCAATCACTGAAGGAGAAGAGGGAGTCCCAGCAACTACTCTTCCAGCCActgaagaaacaacaacagaagcgcCGAAACAAGACGATTGGAAGGCACACATTCTGTGCGAGTTTAATTGGTGCACTGGCTACGGGTTCCTTCTCCTCATGCTACTTGTGTTTTATGCCTTTTGGATATATTATTGGGTTTTCAAGCCGTACATTGGACAGAAGCTGTACGACGATAAAATTGAGCCCGGCGTTGACAAATGGATTGAGTTCAGTCGGAAACG CCTTGTCTCAATCGTAATGCTCATAGTACTCCTTGTTCTTGTTGGTGTATATCTGGGATTTGAGTGTCGAGACGATGGAAGGAAGGCTATCGGATTACTTGGCCCAGTTGTCTTCATATTATTGGGTGTTTTAATTTCGAAGAGTCGTCGTGACATTCCCTGGCGTGTTGTCGTCCATGGCATACTTGGACAATTAATTCTGGGCATCCTGTGCATCCGTCTCCAGGTGGGACGCGACATCTTCATTTGTGCCGGCAAAAAGGTCACACGATTTCTATCATTCACCGAACATGGCTCACGATTCGTTTACGGTGACCGCATCTGTGATGAATTTGTCTTCGCCTTTGCCATTCTGGCGGTCATATTCTTCTTCAGCGTAGTCACATCAATTCTGTACTATCTCGGCGCTATGCAGTTTATACTGGGTGCGTTTGGTTATTTCCTGCAAGCCACGGTTGGCACTACAGTCTGTGAGAGTGTCAATGCCGTGGGCAATGTGTTTCTTGGCATGTCGGAGAGTCCATTGATGATCCGGCCTTATATCAAGAAGTTGACAAAAAGCGAATTGCACTGCATTTGCACATCAGGATATGCTACGGTTGCTGGAACTGTTCTGGGTGCTTATATATCATTTGGCGCCTCCGCTGCGTTTCTAATCACAGCCAGTGTTATGGCTGCACCTGGTGCATTGGCATTCGCCAAACTTTACTATCCCGAAACCGAAGAGTCGCAGACAAAGTCCGATAATATAGAGCTGGAAAAATC AGAAGATAGGTCGATTTTGGATGCAGCCGCCAGTGGGGCCGCAAATGGTGTCATAATTGTATTGGGTATTGTATCCAATATAATTGCCTTTCTGGCCATTGTGTACTTCTTCAATGCTGTCACCGAATGGATGTTTGAATTGGTTGGCCACGATGACATCACATTCTTATATCTGCTCACCAAATTATTCATTCCACTTGTATTCATAATGGGTGTCCCGACGCATGATTGCGAGAATGTTGCCTTGGTGGTCGCAGAGAAAACCATAATCAATGAGTTTGTGGGTTACAAAACTCTAGGCGAAATGATCAGAGATGAGAAAATTGAT CAACGCAGCGCAGGCATTGCTACCTTTGCCCTATGCGGTTTTGCCAATCCTGGATCTCTGGGCATTTTGATAGCTGCCTTGAGCGCTATGGCTCCAGATCGTCGCCACGACATCACAATGGTTGCTCTTCGTGCATTTTTAACTGGCAGCATTGTCAGCTTCACCTCTGCCTCTATTGCTG GTATCTTAATTCAAGATCACGAATTGGACAAATTGAGTAAATCGTTATTGGATTACATTGACGAAGGGGATAGCAATGTACGCACATATAAtttgttcaatatttaa
- the LOC133840555 gene encoding protein anachronism isoform X3 produces MSSVVCCEGSGRRVSVLLLMLLLGLQLMLSCNAGRIHRSAFMDGDVRSEVVDPNNRTIWGMFNLTEEQVNRIRNGTNPSGKDETTQATRNRLLDHIALQRMNEIRSRIRIAVSNDNQNTQHEQDKPLHEMAGYPICNGETTTSEQWNQTNNLSLEFASSVFQQNRGSQMTVDSAILRLYKTNPKAQSATPTHEATSTSTSATEPLCPEPMLESQIRVTVSIVHQQKKKRKTERKKRTCNTMMLSTTKTGWVDIDVKCALNYWAQQQQTQSPIVVGVLLIEVHDDEENQLMPGLYFQPPSCEKILQSHGPSTDQRRLCVVWKIARCPNSQG; encoded by the exons ATGTCAAGTGTTGTGTGCTGTGAGGGCAGCGGCCGGCGAGTGagcgttttgttgttgatgttgctgctggggcTGCAGCTAATGTTGTCCTGCAACGCGGGTCGCATCCATCGCTCGGCCTTCATGGACGGCGATGTGCGGTCTGAGGTGGTCGATCCCAATAATCGCACCATCTGGGGCATGTTCAATCTGACCGAAGAGCAGGTCAATCGTATACGCAATGGCACCAATCCCAGTGGCAAAGACGAGACAACTCAAGCGACCAGAAATCGATTACTGGATCACATAGCTCTGCAGCG GATGAATGAGATACGCTCACGCATACGCATTGCTGTGTCCAATGATAATCAGAATACCCAGCACGAACAGGATAAGCCACTGCACGAAATGGCCGGCTATCCCATTTGCAATGGAGAAACAACCACATCCGAGCAATGGAATCAGACAAACAATTTATCGCTTGAGTTTGCCAGCAGTGTGTTCCAGCAGAATCGTGGCTCTCAAATGACTGTGGACAGTGCCATCTTGCGGCTGTACAAAACGAATCCCAAAGCCCAATCCGCGACTCCCACACATGaggcaacatcaacatcgacgTCAGCAACAGAGCCGCTGTGTCCAGAGCCCATGCTCGAATCCCAGATACGTGTCACCGTCTCCATTGTGCATCAGCAGAAGAAAAAACGCAAGACAG AACGTAAGAAGCGTACTTGCAACACGATGATGCTGAGCACCACCAAAACTGGCTGGGTGGACATCGATGTGAAGTGTGCCCTCAATTATTGggcccaacagcagcagacacaaTCGCCAATTGTTGTCGGAGTGCTGCTGATCGAAGTGCACGACGATGAGGAGAATCAATTGATGCCGGGGCTTTACTTTCAGCCACCGTCCTGCGAGAAG ATATTGCAGTCCCATGGCCCGTCTACAGATCAGCGTCGACTTTGCGTAGTGTGGAAAATAGCCCGGTGCCCAA ATTCCCAAGGTTAG